In one Misgurnus anguillicaudatus chromosome 1, ASM2758022v2, whole genome shotgun sequence genomic region, the following are encoded:
- the cdc123 gene encoding translation initiation factor eIF2 assembly protein, translating into MKKEQVVNCQFSVWYPLFKKHTIKSLILPIPQNVIEYLLDDGTLVVSCSENNTQHTEANHSDSDEDDIQWTDDETTTTVTAPEFPEFSIKVQEAINVLGGRVFPKLNWSAPRDANWIALNSSLQCQSLSDIFLLFKSSDFITHDLTQPFLHCSDDSPDPTINYELVLRKWSELIPGGEFRCFVKENKLTAICQRDYTQHYHHIAKQEASISSSILEFFKDHIQYKFPDEDFVLDVYRDSMGRVWLIDFNPFGEITDSLLFTWEELTSGNNLAANQTQGESALQDRPAFRCTTSEVTVQPSPCLSYRIPRDFLDLSTGEDAYKLIDFLKLKRGQQEEEESEEEGARPQL; encoded by the exons ATGAAGAAAGAGCAGGTTGTAAACTGTCAGTTTTCTGTTTGGTATCCTTTGTTCAAGAAACACACTATTAAGAG CTTGATTCTACCTATACCTCAAAATGTAATCGAGTATTTATTAGATGATGGGACACTTGTGGTTTCTTGCAGTGAGA ACAACACTCAGCACACAGAGGCCAATCACAGTGATTCAGATGAGGACGACATTCAG TGGACCGATGACGAAACGACAACAACAGTTACA GCACCAGAGTTCCCAGAGTTTAGCATAAAGGTGCAGGAGGCAATAAATGTTCTGGGTGGGCGTGTCTTCCCAAAGCTGAACTGGAGTGCACCACGT GATGCCAACTGGATAGCTCTGAACAGTTCCCTACAGTGTCAGAGCTTAAGTGACATCTTTCTTCTTTTTAAAAGTTCAGATTTCATCACACATGACCTCACACAACC ATTTCTCCATTGTAGTGATGATTCACCAGATCCAACTATTAACTATGAG TTGGTTTTGAGAAAATGGAGTGAACTCATTCCAGGTGGTGAGTTTCGCTGCTTTGTGAAAGAAAACAAGCTAACAG CAATATGTCAGAGAGACTACACACAACATTATCATCACATCGCCAAACAGGAGGCGAGCATCTCCAGCTCTATATTGGAGTTCTTCAAGGACCACATTCAGTATAAGTTCCCTGATGAGGACT ttGTCCTGGATGTTTACAGAGACAGCAtg GGCCGTGTCTGGCTGATTGACTTCAACCCGTTCGGTGAGATCACAGACTCTTTGCTCTTTACATGGGAGGAGCTAACCTCTGGAAATAACCTTGCAGCCAATCAGACGCAAGGGGAATCTGCACTGCAG gACAGACCGGCATTTCGTTGCACCACTAGTGAAGTCACGGTGCAGCCCAGTCCATGTCTGTCATACAGAATCCCACGAGACTTTCTGGACCTGTCCACTGGtgaagatgcctataaactcatAGATTTTCTTAAGCTG AAGAGGGGTCAGCAGGAGGAGGAGGAGTCTGAAGAGGAAGGGGCCAGGCCTCAGTTGTAG
- the nudt5 gene encoding ADP-sugar pyrophosphatase — protein sequence MSSPKETTEPHVVKEELITSGKWVKLEKTTYVDPCGSTRIWETVKRTTRVADTAADGVGIIALLKRTLHKDCVVMVKQFRPPMGCCTLEFPAGLIDNNESPETAALRELKEETGYKGEVVGITPVTCLDPGLSNCTTQIVIVHINGDDIENIHPTQQLGKYIPEYLLFVQYRIMLKYIKCVVNGNS from the exons ATGAGCTCTCCAAAAGAAACTACTGAACCTCATGTTGTCAAAGAAGAG ttaatcaCGAGTGGAAAATGGGTGAAGCTTGAAAAGACCACATATGTTGATCCCTGTGGAAGCACAAG AATATGGGAAACAGTGAAGCGGACAACAAGAGTAGCCGACACTGCAGCTGATG GTGTGGGTATCATAGCCCTTCTAAAGAGGACCCTTCACAAGGACTGTGTAGTCATGGTGAAGCAATTCAGACCACCGATGGGATGCTGCACGCTGGAATTTCCTGCAG GTCTGATAGATAACAATGAAAGTCCTGAAACTGCTGCTTTGAGAGAGCTAAAGGAGGAAACCGGTTACAAAGGAGAAGTAGTGGGCATCACCCCAG tCACATGTTTAGACCCAGGCCTGTCTAACTGCACCACACAGATTGTTATAGTGCATATTAATGGGGATGATATTGAAAATATACACCCCACCCAGCAGCTGGGTAAGTATATACCTGAATATTTGCTGTTTGTTCAATACAGAATCATGTTGAAATACATTAAATGTGTTGTAAATGGTAATAGCTGA
- the mcm10 gene encoding protein MCM10 homolog, which yields MSEEENLDLLLSLFAESEGQGPQTATPEEDIENLDDLFDGEDEDDGHYEDPEEEEEEEEVAPVKSSSPGGSNDLNKSQEDLEAKLKMMQQKMQKLQQQLKASQRSAPPENKPKTITPPRKDRPTGLSKITPQTPSPPSSSSSSDATAKLKSKPRSAHQPKPACPEKQSPIGQSMSSSQPMRENTKVNATLKSPPPLKRSPTVRQATPRPSVSQEVAVEKFSGLRLRKPRLSSIDLEQKMANRKLIKLSQLPDRLARENLEDSDWVTFAVVINKITPQSKNNGKTFSIWKLNDLHNLEVNVSLFLFGSVHTDLWKTDTGTVIGILNPNPMKNKDGSNELCLTVDHPQKVLMMGEAMDFGTCKAKKKNGDSCTQLVNLYECQYCQYHVKAQYKKMSSKRSELQSSFTGPAPGKGKGRGSLRERLCQSDFHYGGMSSLACAPSTSAPQPKKQPTIQSVLASIPTKKLALNSGEVSGCSDDFKGLISMPTPGALNIKKHLGQAKSTAATGSSMQSISASDLLKQQKAQHQERLQARMKRADEIQKRVLQNSRGPVVPSQTAVGRGPLLSPKAASEVPKRSADPVSRLSAPPVPTLGRGFSEGEDILLDMSPPPTKSLSAAKMAALRKLQAKGSVIVKDDPNAVKRKRANSDHIAERVARNVSSPKDENSPGEEEEPAQKKRREQLEYIQSEEFQRILNGKSSNSWMMGEIEEKAMQEYFEPLVQKEKMEEKMKSIREMKCRAVTCKNCKYTHFKPADRCVEEKHDYHWHDAVKRFFKCPCGQRKICLARMPHGACSHCGLFKWERDSMLKERKGPKIGGELLLTRGEEQPKFLNSLK from the exons ATGTCGG AGGAGGAGAATCTGGATCTGTTGTTGTCTTTATTTGCGGAGAGTGAGGGCCAGGGGCCGCAGACTGCAACTCCTGAAGAAGATATTGAAAATTTGGATGACCTCTTTGATGGGGAGGATGAAGATGATGGTCATTATGAGGACccggaagaggaggaggaggaggaagaagTGGCACCTGTAAAGTCCAGTTCACCTGGAGGGAGCAATGACTTAAATAAGTCACAAGAAGATCTGGAGG CAAAACTGAAGATGATGCAGCAGAAGATGCAGAAACTTCAGCAGCAGCTGAAGGCCTCACAGAGATCCGCACCGCCTGAAAACAAACCCAAAACAATAACACCACCCCGCAAAGACCGACCAACAGGTCTTTCTAAAATCACCCCACAAACACCCTCCCCACCATCTTCATCATCGTCATCAGATGCCACAGCCAAACTGAAAAGTAAACCTAGGTCGGCACACCAACCCAAACCAG CATGTCCAGAAAAGCAGAGTCCTATTGGTCAGAGTATGAGTAGCTCTCAGCcaatgagagaaaacacaaaggTAAATGCTACCCTGAAATCTCCTCCTCCTCTCAAGCGTTCTCCTACTGTCCGTCAGGCCACGCCTCGTCCATCTGTCAGTCAAGAAGTTGCCGTGGAAAAGTTCTCGGGTCTAAGACTCAG GAAACCACGTCTGTCTTCCATAGACCTCGAGCAAAAAATGGCCAACCGCAAATTGATCAAACTCTCACAGCTGCCTGACCGACTCGCTAGGGAGAATTTAGAGGACAGTGACTGGGTCACTTTTGCAGTAGTGATTAATAAAATCACCCCACAGAGCAAAAACAAC GGGAAAACATTCAGCATCTGGAAGCTAAATGACCTTCATAACCTGGAAGTGAATGTGTCGCTCTTTCTGTTTGGGAGCGTTCACACAGATCTGTGGAAGACTGACACTGGAACAGTGATTGGCATCCTTAATCCTAATCCAATGAAGAACAAAGATGGTTCTAATGAG ctCTGTTTGACAGTAGATCACCCACAGAAGGTCCTTATGATGGGGGAAGCAATGGATTTTGGCACCTGCAAGGCTAAAAAAAAGAACGGAGATTCTTGTACCCAGCTTGTCAACTTG TATGAATGCCAGTACTGCCAGTACCACGTCAAAGCCCAGTACAAGAAAATGAGCTCAAAGCGGTCCGAGCTTCAGTCCAGCTTCACAGGCCCCGCCCCTGGCAAAGGAAAAGGGCGGGGCAGTTTAAGAGAGCGTCTGTGCCAGTCTGACTTCCACTATGGAGGCATGTCTTCACTCGCCTGTGCACCCTCAAC CTCTGCCCCACAGCCAAAGAAACAACCCACTATTCAGTCTGTTTTGGCATCTATCCCAACAAAGAAACTTG CTCTGAATTCAGGAGAGGTTTCTGGCTGTTCGGATGACTTCAAGGGCCTGATTTCTATGCCGACACCAGGAGCGCTTaatattaagaaacatttaGGACAAGCAAAGAGTACAG CTGCGACAGGGTCTTCAATGCAGTCCATCTCTGCATCTGACCTTCTGAAGCAGCAGAAAGCACAACATCAGGAGAGACTACAGGCTCGTATGAAGAGAGCAGATGAGATACAGAAGAG AGTGCTCCAAAACAGTAGGGGTCCTGTTGTACCCTCACAGACTGCTGTAGGCAGGGGTCCCCTTCTGTCCCCTAAAGCAGCTTCTGAGGTTCCTAAAAGATCCGCTGACCCCGTGTCTCGACTCTCAGCACCTCCTGTCCCCACGCTGGGGCGTGGCTTCTCAGAGGGCGAGGACATCCTCCTCGATATGTCTCCGCCACCTACAAAAAGCCTATCTGCTGCAAAG ATGGCAGCATTGAGAAAGCTTCAAGCTAAAGGTTCGGTCATCGTTAAAGATGACCCGAATGCTGTTAAGCGCAAACGTGCCAACAGCGACCACATCGCAGAGAGAGTGGCACGAAATGTGTCCTCACCTAAAG ATGAAAATTCACCTGGTGAGGAGGAGGAGCCAGCTCAGAAAAAGAGGCGGGAACAGCTGGAATACATCCAATCGGAGGAGTTCCAGCGCATCCTCAACGGCAAGTCCTCAAACTCGTGGATGAtgggagag ATTGAAGAGAAGGCCATGCAAGAGTATTTTGAGCCTCTGGTGCAAAAGGAGAAGATGGAGGAGAAGATGAAAAGTATCAGAGAGATGAAGTGCAGAGCAGTCACGTGCAAAAAT TGTAAATACACCCACTTTAAACCAGCGGACCGTTGCGTAGAGGAGAAACACGACTACCACTGGCACGACGCCGTCAAGCGTTTCTTTAAATGCCCATGTGGGCAGAGAAAGATCTGCCTGGCACGAATGCCTCACGGAGCCTGCAG CCACTGCGGTCTCTTTAAGTGGGAGAGGGACAGTAtgttaaag GAGAGAAAAGGACCCAAAATCGGAGGGGAGTTACTGTTGACACGTGGAGAGGAACAGCCCAAATTCCTCAACAGTCTAAAGTAG